In the Emys orbicularis isolate rEmyOrb1 chromosome 3, rEmyOrb1.hap1, whole genome shotgun sequence genome, one interval contains:
- the HLX gene encoding H2.0-like homeobox protein — MYTAGLAPFYASNFSLWSAAYCSASGPGAGGCFPLDHAVVKKPSFCIADILHAGAGEVAAAESLPGASAAGLAAHLGAVHPHAPFHPAGSPLRPTPVVAPDTPAGFPARLSPLSAAYPHHHHHQHRSPGAASSGGGTPTPGRLHGNPTHNGPAPAPSSKDLKFGIDRILSAEFDPKVKESNTLRDLTSLLTTSRQTGVHLPTLQPSAGQFFASLDPINEASTILGPLNTNSRNSVQHQFQDTFPGPYAVLTKDTLPQTYKRKRSWSRAVFSNLQRKGLEKRFEIQKYVTKPDRKQLAAMLGLTDAQVKVWFQNRRMKWRHSKEAQAQKEKEKEPAEKPGSLPAAEGEREQSPSRSEAESESSDSESLDMTPSDTERTEGADPALHQTSVIKSSGSPDLPAAPPPPAGSESPEPPPAQLGGL; from the exons ATGTACACGGCCGGCCTGGCCCCTTTCTACGCCTCGAACTTCAGCCTGTGGTCCGCGGCGTATTGCTCCGCGTCCGGGCCGGGCGCGGGCGGCTGCTTCCCGCTGGATCACGCCGTGGTGAAGAAGCCTTCCTTCTGCATCGCAGATATCCTGCACGCCGGGGCGGGGGAGGTGGCGGCGGCCGAGAGCCTGCCCGGAGCGTCTGCCGCCGGCCTGGCCGCTCACTTAGGAGCGGTCCATCCCCACGCTCCGTTCCACCCCGCTGGCTCCCCGCTCAGACCCACCCCGGTGGTGGCCCCGGACACCCCCGCCGGTTTCCCAGCTAGGCTCTCCCCGCTCTCTGCCGCGtaccctcaccaccaccaccaccagcaccgATCGCCGGGAGCCGCCAGCAGCGGCGGCGGCACCCCCACCCCGGGCCGGCTGCATGGGAACCCAACGCACAACGGCCCGGCGCCGGCTCCTTCCAGCAAAGATCTGAAATTTGGGATTGATCGCATTTTGTCCGCGGAGTTTGACCCCAAAGTCAAGGAAAGCAACACGCTAAGAG ATCTGACCTCCTTATTAACTACAAGCCGCCAAACTGGGGTTCATCTCCCCACCTTGCAGCCTTCAGCCGGCCAGTTCTTCGCGTCTCTAGATCCCATTAACGAGGCCTCTACTATTCTGGGTCCCTTAAACACAAACTCAAGGAATTCAGTTCAGCACCAGTTTCAAGACACTTTTCCAG GTCCTTATGCAGTTTTAACTAAAGACACATTGCCTCAAACGTACAAAAGAAAACGTTCCTGGTCCAGAGCTGTGTTTTCCAATCTACAGAGGAAAGGTTTAGAGAAAAGATTTGAAATTCAGAAATATGTCACGAAACCGGACAGAAAACAACTTGCAGCGATGCTGGGACTGACTGATGCCCAA GTGAAGGTCTGGTTCCAGAACAGGCGCATGAAATGGAGACACTCCAAGGAAGCCCAGGCccagaaggagaaggagaaagaacCTGCCGAGAAGCCCGGCTCGCTGCCCGCCGCCGAGGGGGAGCGGGAGCAGAGCCCCAGCCGCTCGGAAGCGGAGAGCGAGAGCAGCGACTCGGAGTCTCTGGATATGACCCCCAGTGACACGGAACGGACTGAGGGCGCCGATCCGGCCCTGCACCAAACCAGTGTCATCAAGTCCTCAGGCAGCCCGGACCTGCCTGCAGCACCGCCCCCGCCAGCCGGCTCCGAGAGCCCCGAGCCGCCGCCTGCGCAGCTGGGCGGCCTATag